In Coriobacteriia bacterium, one genomic interval encodes:
- a CDS encoding homocysteine biosynthesis protein → MAKTWEEINARIAAGNAVVLTAEEFAELAADEGLKKAAERVDVVTTGTFGPMCSSGVFLNFGHSDPPIKMGEITLNDVPASGGLAAVDTYLGITEPSLSRGVEYGGAHVVEDLIRGHAVRLKARGPGTDCYPRTEIDTWITLDDLNQAYFFNPRNAYQNYAVAVNSSDRTLYTYLGPLHPHLGNATYCSAGALSPLLNDPTYRTIGVGTRCFVAGAPGYVAWEGTQHNPNQERDEHGVPVKPAGTLAVIADLKQAQQEFFSAATMAGYGVSSFVGIGVPIPVLDEQIAETLALTDANIEATVFDYGVQRRARPALARVSYAQLRSGSIEIDGKQVPTGPISSLAVARRIATTLKSWVAERGFALTQPLEPLPQMGTQGVKPLEVRSEEAI, encoded by the coding sequence ATGGCCAAGACGTGGGAAGAGATCAACGCGCGCATAGCGGCGGGCAACGCCGTGGTGCTCACCGCCGAGGAGTTCGCTGAGCTTGCGGCCGACGAGGGCCTGAAGAAGGCGGCGGAGCGAGTCGACGTCGTCACCACGGGTACCTTCGGGCCCATGTGCTCAAGCGGCGTGTTCTTGAACTTCGGCCACTCCGACCCTCCCATCAAGATGGGCGAGATCACCTTGAACGACGTGCCCGCGAGCGGGGGGCTCGCCGCTGTGGATACGTACCTCGGCATCACGGAACCATCGCTGTCGCGCGGCGTCGAGTACGGCGGAGCGCATGTCGTCGAGGACCTCATCCGCGGTCACGCGGTGCGGCTCAAGGCAAGGGGGCCCGGCACAGACTGCTACCCGCGCACGGAGATCGACACGTGGATCACGCTGGATGATTTGAATCAGGCCTACTTCTTCAACCCGCGCAACGCGTATCAGAACTACGCGGTGGCGGTGAACTCGAGCGACCGGACGCTCTACACCTATCTCGGCCCCCTGCACCCTCACCTCGGCAACGCCACCTACTGCTCTGCGGGCGCACTCTCGCCGCTACTCAATGACCCGACCTATCGCACGATCGGAGTGGGGACTCGGTGCTTCGTGGCCGGCGCTCCCGGCTATGTGGCCTGGGAGGGCACCCAGCACAATCCCAACCAGGAACGTGACGAGCATGGTGTCCCCGTCAAACCCGCAGGCACGCTGGCCGTCATCGCCGACTTGAAGCAGGCTCAGCAGGAGTTCTTCTCCGCTGCCACCATGGCCGGCTACGGGGTGTCGAGCTTCGTTGGTATCGGCGTGCCCATTCCCGTGCTCGACGAACAGATCGCCGAGACGCTCGCGCTCACCGATGCGAATATCGAGGCAACGGTGTTCGACTATGGCGTTCAGCGCAGAGCGCGACCGGCGCTTGCGCGGGTGTCGTACGCCCAGCTTCGCAGTGGATCGATCGAGATCGATGGCAAGCAGGTCCCCACCGGCCCGATCTCATCGCTGGCGGTGGCCCGTCGAATCGCCACGACATTGAAGTCCTGGGTTGCGGAGAGAGGCTTCGCGCTGACCCAGCCTCTTGAGCCGTTGCCGCAGATGGGCACGCAGGGCGTCAAGCCGCTCGAGGTGCGTTCCGAGGAGGCGATCTGA
- a CDS encoding NIL domain-containing protein: protein MAKKRLDLTFPPRQSLKPVVYHLVKDFDIVPNIMRAQIQPEQEGRMLLEVTGGKEALADGIAFLESQGLTVREAASDICLDEERCVTCGLCTAVCRPKALTLSGEELVFDKDKCVYCEACVIACPRRAIALRF, encoded by the coding sequence ATGGCGAAGAAGCGGCTCGACCTCACGTTTCCGCCCCGGCAGTCGCTCAAGCCGGTCGTCTACCACCTGGTCAAGGACTTCGACATCGTCCCCAACATCATGCGCGCGCAGATCCAGCCCGAGCAGGAAGGCCGCATGCTCCTGGAGGTGACTGGCGGCAAAGAGGCGTTGGCGGACGGCATCGCGTTCCTGGAGTCGCAGGGGTTGACGGTGCGGGAGGCTGCAAGCGACATCTGTCTCGATGAGGAGAGGTGCGTGACGTGCGGTCTGTGCACGGCCGTGTGTCGCCCCAAAGCGCTCACGCTTTCTGGTGAAGAACTCGTCTTTGACAAGGACAAGTGCGTCTACTGCGAGGCGTGCGTGATCGCGTGCCCTCGCCGGGCGATCGCACTGAGGTTCTAG
- a CDS encoding homocysteine S-methyltransferase family protein gives MPDIMRRLGREMLVLDGAMGTMLQRAGISPGTAPELINVTAPEIVAQVLDYYNLAGSDCTITNSFGGSAPKLAEYGLEDRVEELNRAAVRIARSHGAPHILADMGPSGLVMEPLGSATFEEVFAAFAEQARALAAENPDAIFLETFTDIAEARCAVLAARSVTDLPVIASVTLGMQGRMDLSGTEPETAAIILEAAGASAVGLNCGLGPEQMLPLAARMVRATTVPVVVQPNAGLPTLSEDGSTVFPGTPDEMGAFAEAAREVGVAAIGSCCGSSPSFTGAIADAISDRDCVVIDDRGFGGATVLAGPRRVVALGAGHPLRVIGERINPTGKPALRDSLLEGSMSAVRAYAAAQEHAGADLLDVNVGAAGVDAAAVLPAAVLALAGGCDLPLVIDTTDPLALEAALRIYPGKALVNSVNGDPDSLDAVLPLVVKYGAAVVVLALDDTGIPADAEGRVAVARRIRSAASRLGIVDSNLVVDSLVMTAATDADAPAVTIAATRAAKTDGLSTVLGVSNVSHGLPDRPLLNAAFLTATAAVGLDAAIVNPNDHVVMEAIRLINQARAAGVDVDAHGDGWPAWEAAYATAMARALSGVSEETDSDGADEVVDPAWALEAAVLRGDAEATPGLADAVIDAGTAPEDVIGTVLTPTIQRLGDAYGRGEVFLPQMMVAADAMKAAVARVKERLPEGSADLCPGRVVFATVKGDIHSIGKDICVSLLESQGFEVHDLGVDAASEAVLEAAVGADAVCLSALMTTTLPAMQATVVAVRAAQPDTAIFVGGAVVTPEWAQQVGAGYAPDAPGCVRAVRQAIERKA, from the coding sequence ATGCCTGACATCATGAGACGACTCGGCCGTGAGATGCTCGTGCTCGATGGAGCCATGGGCACGATGCTGCAACGTGCGGGTATCTCACCAGGCACGGCCCCTGAGCTCATCAATGTGACCGCGCCCGAGATCGTGGCGCAGGTGCTCGACTACTACAACCTTGCGGGCTCTGACTGCACGATCACCAACTCGTTCGGTGGTTCGGCCCCCAAGCTTGCCGAGTACGGGCTCGAGGATCGCGTGGAGGAGCTCAACCGCGCTGCCGTCAGAATCGCGCGAAGCCACGGGGCGCCGCACATTCTCGCCGACATGGGGCCGAGCGGACTTGTGATGGAACCGCTGGGCTCCGCGACGTTCGAGGAGGTCTTCGCGGCGTTCGCCGAGCAGGCTCGCGCGCTCGCCGCAGAGAATCCGGATGCGATCTTCCTTGAGACGTTCACCGACATCGCTGAGGCACGCTGCGCGGTGCTTGCCGCGCGCAGCGTCACCGATCTGCCCGTGATCGCGAGCGTCACGTTGGGGATGCAGGGAAGGATGGATCTCTCGGGCACCGAGCCGGAGACCGCTGCGATCATCCTTGAAGCGGCGGGCGCGAGCGCGGTCGGACTCAACTGCGGGCTCGGGCCCGAGCAGATGCTGCCGCTGGCGGCACGGATGGTGAGGGCCACGACAGTGCCGGTGGTGGTCCAGCCGAACGCAGGCTTGCCCACACTCAGCGAGGATGGATCGACCGTCTTTCCCGGCACGCCCGACGAGATGGGCGCCTTCGCTGAAGCGGCACGCGAGGTCGGGGTCGCGGCGATCGGATCGTGCTGTGGCTCCTCGCCATCGTTTACCGGTGCGATAGCTGATGCCATCTCCGATAGGGACTGCGTTGTCATCGACGACCGGGGATTCGGCGGGGCGACGGTGTTGGCCGGTCCCCGGCGGGTGGTGGCACTTGGCGCGGGTCACCCGCTTCGGGTGATCGGAGAGCGCATCAACCCGACCGGCAAGCCGGCGCTCAGGGACTCGCTGCTGGAAGGTTCGATGAGTGCGGTTCGCGCGTATGCAGCGGCGCAGGAACACGCGGGTGCCGACCTGCTGGACGTGAACGTCGGCGCGGCGGGTGTCGACGCGGCAGCGGTGCTGCCCGCGGCGGTGCTTGCACTGGCGGGCGGCTGTGACCTGCCGTTGGTGATCGATACCACAGACCCCCTCGCGCTGGAGGCCGCGCTGCGGATCTATCCCGGAAAGGCGCTCGTGAACAGCGTCAACGGCGACCCGGACTCGCTCGATGCGGTGTTGCCGCTGGTCGTGAAGTACGGTGCGGCCGTCGTGGTACTCGCCCTCGATGACACCGGAATCCCCGCCGATGCCGAGGGGCGCGTCGCGGTGGCGCGACGTATCAGGAGTGCGGCGTCGCGGCTTGGCATCGTGGACTCGAACCTCGTGGTGGACTCCCTGGTCATGACCGCTGCCACCGACGCGGACGCTCCGGCCGTGACGATCGCGGCCACGCGCGCGGCCAAGACCGATGGGCTCTCGACGGTGCTCGGGGTGAGCAACGTGAGCCATGGCCTGCCCGATCGGCCGCTGCTGAACGCCGCGTTTCTGACAGCCACCGCGGCCGTCGGGCTCGACGCGGCCATCGTGAACCCGAACGACCACGTGGTCATGGAGGCCATTCGCCTGATCAACCAGGCCCGAGCGGCGGGCGTGGACGTGGACGCACACGGCGATGGTTGGCCGGCGTGGGAGGCGGCGTACGCCACCGCGATGGCGCGTGCTCTGTCAGGAGTCTCCGAGGAGACCGACAGCGATGGTGCCGACGAGGTCGTCGATCCCGCGTGGGCGCTCGAGGCCGCCGTGCTCCGCGGTGACGCGGAGGCGACTCCCGGGCTGGCCGATGCGGTCATCGACGCCGGCACCGCCCCCGAGGATGTCATCGGCACCGTGCTGACGCCGACGATCCAGCGCCTGGGCGACGCCTACGGGCGCGGCGAGGTCTTCTTGCCACAGATGATGGTGGCCGCTGACGCCATGAAGGCTGCCGTGGCACGCGTCAAGGAGCGGCTGCCTGAGGGATCGGCGGACCTGTGCCCGGGACGAGTCGTCTTCGCCACGGTCAAGGGTGATATCCACTCGATCGGCAAGGACATCTGCGTCTCACTTCTCGAGAGCCAGGGCTTCGAGGTGCATGACCTGGGCGTTGATGCGGCGTCTGAGGCTGTGCTCGAAGCGGCCGTCGGGGCCGATGCCGTGTGTCTATCGGCGCTGATGACCACTACGCTTCCCGCCATGCAGGCCACGGTCGTTGCGGTTCGCGCCGCGCAGCCCGATACCGCGATCTTCGTCGGCGGAGCCGTCGTCACGCCCGAGTGGGCGCAGCAGGTGGGCGCGGGGTATGCTCCCGATGCGCCCGGTTGCGTCCGGGCCGTGCGACAAGCTATCGAACGGAAGGCCTGA
- a CDS encoding methylenetetrahydrofolate reductase C-terminal domain-containing protein yields MIITKPRDWSRIFANLQSVGAKSVFLMGCGQCATVAKTGGEPELEAAAELLKAEGYEVTGWAVGEVACHLGGTKLETRKRVGDIDAADAVVVLSCGAGVQTVAESVSKPVFPGLESVFLGNVIRAGVFEERCQTCGDCVLDLTAGICPVTTCPKGLLNGPCGGMWDGMCEVLTDRECAHVRIRRRLAEQGRVAVKVVAPKDHSAKLKPGALNLRDRKTPSAGSGS; encoded by the coding sequence ATGATCATCACGAAGCCGCGCGACTGGTCGCGTATCTTCGCCAATCTTCAGAGTGTCGGCGCCAAGAGCGTCTTCCTGATGGGCTGTGGGCAGTGTGCCACGGTCGCGAAGACCGGAGGCGAGCCCGAGCTCGAGGCCGCCGCCGAACTGCTGAAGGCCGAGGGCTACGAGGTCACCGGCTGGGCGGTGGGAGAGGTGGCATGCCATCTCGGCGGGACGAAACTCGAGACACGCAAACGCGTAGGCGATATCGATGCCGCAGATGCGGTGGTCGTTCTGTCGTGCGGTGCGGGCGTGCAGACGGTGGCCGAGAGCGTCTCCAAGCCGGTCTTTCCCGGGCTTGAGAGCGTGTTTCTCGGCAACGTCATCCGCGCCGGCGTGTTCGAGGAGCGCTGTCAGACGTGTGGAGATTGCGTCCTCGATCTCACTGCGGGCATCTGTCCGGTCACGACCTGTCCGAAGGGTCTGCTCAACGGGCCGTGCGGCGGCATGTGGGACGGGATGTGCGAGGTTCTGACGGACCGAGAGTGCGCGCACGTACGCATCCGCCGGCGCCTTGCCGAGCAGGGTCGCGTGGCGGTGAAGGTCGTTGCCCCCAAGGACCACTCGGCGAAGCTGAAGCCGGGCGCGCTCAACCTGAGGGACCGCAAGACGCCGAGTGCCGGGAGCGGTTCGTGA